In Mammaliicoccus sp. Marseille-Q6498, the genomic stretch TGTATCATACGTTAAACTCATACCTTTTTCTGTAATAACTGTAATGATTTCGTCTTCAGTAATTTTCAACACTGAAACGACTTCATCATCACCTTTAAGTTTAATCGCTACTAAAGGTTTCGTAATTCTAGAAGCTTTAAATTTATCGTTAGTAGACTTTTTAATCATGCCATTTTTAGTTGCAATAATATAATTAGAATCTTGTTTAAAGTCTGTTTCTGTAAACACTTGAATAATGCGCTCGTCATCGTCAATTGGTATAACTTGCGAAATGTGTTTACCGAGGTCTTTCCATTTTAGTTCGATAATTTCATGTACAGGAATGAATAAATAATTCCCTTTAGAAGTGAAAGCAATCAGTGTATCTTGTGTGTTTGCTTTTTTATGCATTAATAAATAGTCTCCATCTTTCAGACCAACTTCTTCTACACCACTCGCTTGATAACTTCTGTTTGATGTACGTTTAATGTATCCATCATGTGTAACTGAAACAATTGTTTCTTCACTCGGTACAAGTATTTCTTTTTCAATTTTGATTTCAGAGATTTTTTCTTCCACTGCTGTCAGTCTATCTTCGCTAAATTCTTTTCGAACTGCTTTTAATTCAGACTTAATGACTTTTAAAAGTGTTTTTTCATTACTAAGAATGTCTCTTAATTTTTCAATTGTTTTTTGCAATTCATCATATTCTTGTTCTAATGAAAAAATATCCGTATTTGTTAATCTATACAGTTGTAACATCACGATTGCTTCAGCTTGTTCTTCAGTAAAATCATATTTTTCTATTAGATTTTCTTTAGCATTACGTTTATTCTGAGAAGCTCTAATTGTTTCTATCACTTCATCTAGAATAGATAAGGCTTTAATTAAACCTTCTACAATATGCATACGTTTTTCAGCTTGAGATAATTCGTATTGAGATCGCTTAGTTACGACTTCTTTTTGATGTTCAACATAACTTTCTAAAATTTGTTTTAAACCAAGTAGTTCAGGTCTTCTTTTATTAATCGCAACCATATTAAAGTGATATAAAACTTGTAAATCTGTATTTTTGTACAAGTAATTTAAAACACCTTCACTGTTAATATCTTTCTTAAGCTCAATTGCTATTCTGAGACCTTCTCTATCTGTTTCATCACGAACTTCTACGATACCTTCTATCTTTTTATCTGCTCTTAATTCGTCGATTTTTTTAACTAAATTTCCTTTATTCACTTCAAAAGGCACTTCAGTCACGATAATTTGTTCTCTTCCGCCGCGAATCGTTTCAATTTCAACTTTACTTCGGACAACAATCTTACCTTTACCTGTTTTATAAGCCTTTTTAATGCCATCTAGCCCTTGAATAATGCCGCCTGTAGGGAAATCTGGTCCTTTAATATGTTCTATTAGTTCATCTACAGAAACAGTTGGTTTATCAATAAGTCTTAAAGTCGCATCAATCACTTCACCGAGATTATGTGGTGGGATATCAGTCGCATAACCTGCCGAAATACCAGTAGATCCATTGACTAATAAATTTGGATACCTTGCTGGTAATACCATAGGCTCCATTGCCGTATCATCAAAGTTTTGTACATGTTCAACTGTTTCTTTATCGATATCTTGTAATAATACTTCAGCTAATTTACTAAGTTTCGCTTCCGTATAACGCATGGCAGCTGGTGGATCGTTATCGATACTACCATTATTACCGTGCATTTCGATTAAAACATGTCTGAGTTTCCAATCTTGACTCATACGTACCATCGCATCATAAACAGATGAATCACCATGTGGATGATAATTACCGATTACGTTACCAACTGTTTTAGCACTTTTTCTAAAATTTCTTTCAAATGTATTACCATCTTTATACATAGCGAATAAAATTCTTCGTTGAACTGGTTTTAATCCATCTCGTACATCTGGAAGTGCACGATCTTGAATAATATATTTACTATAACGTCCAAATCTATCGCCTATTACATCTTCTAAAGGAAGGTTTTGAATTTGTTCCACCATTAATTAACTTCCTCCTCTGTTGATTCAATTTCATCGTCTAGAACTTGTATATCGTCACTTTCAAGTATGCTTTGGTCTTCTTGCATACCAAATTGTACATGTCTTTCTATCCACTCTCTACGTGGTTCTACTTTGTCACCCATCAATGTTGTCACTCTTCTTTGTGAGCGAACTTCATCATCAATGCTTACTCTAATTAAAGTTCTCGTTTCTGGATCCATAGTTGTTTCCCATAATTGATCCGCATTCATTTCACCTAAACCTTTATATCT encodes the following:
- the parC gene encoding DNA topoisomerase IV subunit A, which translates into the protein MVEQIQNLPLEDVIGDRFGRYSKYIIQDRALPDVRDGLKPVQRRILFAMYKDGNTFERNFRKSAKTVGNVIGNYHPHGDSSVYDAMVRMSQDWKLRHVLIEMHGNNGSIDNDPPAAMRYTEAKLSKLAEVLLQDIDKETVEHVQNFDDTAMEPMVLPARYPNLLVNGSTGISAGYATDIPPHNLGEVIDATLRLIDKPTVSVDELIEHIKGPDFPTGGIIQGLDGIKKAYKTGKGKIVVRSKVEIETIRGGREQIIVTEVPFEVNKGNLVKKIDELRADKKIEGIVEVRDETDREGLRIAIELKKDINSEGVLNYLYKNTDLQVLYHFNMVAINKRRPELLGLKQILESYVEHQKEVVTKRSQYELSQAEKRMHIVEGLIKALSILDEVIETIRASQNKRNAKENLIEKYDFTEEQAEAIVMLQLYRLTNTDIFSLEQEYDELQKTIEKLRDILSNEKTLLKVIKSELKAVRKEFSEDRLTAVEEKISEIKIEKEILVPSEETIVSVTHDGYIKRTSNRSYQASGVEEVGLKDGDYLLMHKKANTQDTLIAFTSKGNYLFIPVHEIIELKWKDLGKHISQVIPIDDDERIIQVFTETDFKQDSNYIIATKNGMIKKSTNDKFKASRITKPLVAIKLKGDDEVVSVLKITEDEIITVITEKGMSLTYDTDELSDIGLKAAGVKSINLKDDDKVVMTNTLPANKSVFIITDRGSVKHMKADQFVPAKRAQRGLMILKELKSKSHKIINARTLSKEEVCVILSDKNSIKVNTKDFNYSERYTNGRFIVDESEFGQITEAYFEEKALD